From one Rhizobium sp. CIAT894 genomic stretch:
- a CDS encoding NADH-quinone oxidoreductase subunit C — protein MSEALTELASYLGEARGNLIAASQMKYGELTLTATGENLIALLTFLRDDAKCGFVNLIDICGVDWPQRELRFDVVYHLLSPKQNLRIRVKVATDEDTPVPSACAVHPGADWFERETWDMYGVLFTGHPDLRRILTDYGFEGHPLRKDFPTTGFVEVRYDDAAKRVVYEPVELKQEFRNFDFMSPWEGTDYVLPGDEKAKQ, from the coding sequence ATGAGTGAAGCCCTGACTGAGCTTGCGTCCTACCTTGGCGAAGCGCGCGGCAATCTGATCGCCGCATCGCAGATGAAGTATGGCGAGCTGACGCTGACGGCGACGGGTGAAAACCTGATCGCGCTGCTGACCTTCCTGCGCGACGACGCCAAATGCGGCTTCGTCAACCTGATCGATATTTGCGGCGTCGACTGGCCGCAGCGCGAGCTGCGTTTCGACGTCGTCTATCACCTGTTGTCGCCGAAGCAGAACCTGCGCATCCGCGTCAAGGTCGCAACCGACGAGGATACGCCGGTTCCCTCGGCCTGCGCCGTTCATCCCGGCGCCGACTGGTTCGAGCGCGAAACCTGGGACATGTACGGCGTGCTCTTCACCGGCCATCCGGACCTGCGCCGCATCCTGACCGACTACGGCTTCGAAGGCCACCCGCTGCGTAAGGACTTCCCGACCACGGGTTTCGTCGAAGTCCGTTACGACGACGCGGCAAAACGCGTAGTATATGAGCCGGTTGAGCTCAAACAGGAATTCCGCAATTTCGACTTTATGTCGCCTTGGGAAGGCACGGATTACGTGCTGCCCGGCGACGAAAAAGCGAAGCAATAA
- the hupB gene encoding DNA-binding protein HupB: MNKNELVSAVAEKAGLTKSDAASAVDAVFDVVQAELKNKGDIRLAGFGSFTVSHRAATKGRNPSTGAEVDIPARNVPKFTPGKGLKDAVNG; encoded by the coding sequence ATGAACAAGAATGAACTCGTGTCCGCAGTCGCCGAAAAGGCAGGACTGACGAAGTCTGACGCGGCTTCCGCTGTTGACGCGGTTTTTGACGTTGTCCAGGCTGAACTCAAGAACAAGGGCGACATCCGCCTCGCGGGTTTCGGCAGCTTCACCGTTTCTCATCGCGCCGCAACGAAGGGCCGCAACCCGTCGACGGGTGCTGAAGTCGACATTCCGGCTCGCAACGTGCCGAAGTTCACGCCCGGCAAGGGCCTGAAGGACGCCGTCAACGGCTGA
- a CDS encoding DMT family transporter, translating to MNQTSLAVEPSRALVGAFWMVLAGIAFSLLNVVIQWLTMKLGFPSASAAFWQYGFAFAFSLPFLRRLGLAAMRTHYPWRHLARVALAALGVEAWVAGLAAVPIWQAIALVMTSPFFIILGARLFLGERVGPARWAATAVGFTGAMIILQPWSDGFGWAALLPVLSALLWGASSLITKSLTGIERPETITVWLLVLLTPINGGLALAAGFAVPTGATLALFLLAGLLTAAAQYFLTLAYAAADAAYVQPFDDLKLPLNVLAGWLFFGYAPAGYLWLGAALILSASLFIMRNEMRRERKPA from the coding sequence ATGAATCAGACTTCCCTTGCCGTCGAGCCGTCCCGCGCCCTCGTCGGTGCCTTTTGGATGGTCCTTGCCGGCATCGCCTTTTCGCTTCTCAACGTCGTCATCCAATGGCTGACGATGAAGCTTGGCTTTCCCTCGGCCTCGGCAGCCTTCTGGCAATATGGCTTCGCCTTCGCCTTTTCGTTGCCGTTCCTTCGCAGGCTCGGGCTTGCGGCGATGCGGACGCATTATCCCTGGCGCCACCTCGCGCGCGTCGCCCTTGCCGCACTCGGCGTCGAGGCCTGGGTTGCCGGTCTTGCCGCGGTGCCGATCTGGCAGGCGATCGCACTGGTGATGACCTCGCCTTTCTTCATCATTCTCGGCGCCCGGCTTTTCCTTGGTGAGCGCGTCGGCCCGGCCCGCTGGGCGGCGACCGCAGTCGGTTTCACCGGCGCGATGATCATCCTGCAGCCATGGTCGGACGGCTTTGGCTGGGCCGCACTCCTGCCGGTGCTCTCGGCGCTGCTCTGGGGCGCCTCGTCGCTGATCACCAAGAGCCTGACGGGCATCGAACGGCCGGAAACGATCACCGTCTGGCTGCTCGTTCTGCTGACGCCGATAAACGGCGGTCTGGCGCTTGCGGCAGGCTTTGCCGTGCCGACGGGTGCAACCCTTGCCCTGTTCCTGCTGGCGGGGCTGTTGACCGCCGCAGCGCAGTATTTCCTCACACTTGCCTATGCCGCAGCGGATGCCGCCTACGTCCAGCCTTTCGATGACCTGAAGCTGCCGCTGAATGTGCTGGCCGGCTGGCTGTTCTTCGGTTATGCGCCGGCGGGTTACCTCTGGCTGGGTGCGGCCCTCATCCTTTCCGCCTCACTCTTCATCATGCGAAACGAGATGCGCCGGGAGCGAAAACCCGCCTGA
- the lon gene encoding endopeptidase La, whose translation MTKKTSVASSTAYPVLPLRDIVVFPHMIVPLFVGREKSIRALEEVMGSDKQIMLVTQINASDDDPDPSAIHSVGTVANVLQLLKLPDGTVKVLVEGRARAEIDTYTSREDFYEALGHVLEEPHDDPVELEALSRSVVSEFESYVKLNKKISPEVVGAASQIDDYSKLADTVASHLSIKITEKQEMLETTSVKARLEKALGFMEGEISVLQVEKRIRSRVKRQMEKTQREYYLNEQMKAIQKELGDGEEGRDEMSELEERIAKTKLSKEAREKADAELKKLRQMSPMSAEATVVRNYLDWLLGIPWGKKSKIKADLNNAEKILEADHFGLDKVKERIVEYLAVQARATKIKGPILCLVGPPGVGKTSLAQSIAKATGREYVRMALGGVRDEAEIRGHRRTYIGSMPGKVIQSMKKAKKSNPLFLLDEIDKLGQDYRGDPSSALLEVLDPAQNSTFMDHYLEVEYDLSDVMFITTANTLNIPAPLMDRMEIIRIAGYTEDEKREIAKRHLLPKAIKEHALQPEEFSVSDDALMAISQQYTREAGVRSFERELMKLARKAVTEIIKGKTKSVHVTAANISDYLGVPRFRHGEAEGEDQVGVVTGLAWTEVGGELLTIEGVMMPGKGRMTVTGNLKDVMKESISAAASYVRSRAVDFGIEPPRFDKSDIHVHVPEGATPKDGPSAGVAMATAIVSIMTGIPVNRHVAMTGEITLRGRVLPIGGLKEKLLAALRGGIKKVLIPEENAKDLAEIPDNVKNSMEIIPVSRMGEVIKHALIRRPEPIEWDGTVETPVITSVEGLDETGATIAH comes from the coding sequence ATGACGAAGAAAACGTCTGTAGCGAGCAGTACTGCCTACCCTGTTCTGCCCTTGCGCGACATCGTGGTTTTCCCGCATATGATCGTGCCGCTGTTCGTCGGACGGGAAAAGTCGATCCGTGCGCTCGAAGAGGTCATGGGTTCCGACAAGCAGATCATGCTGGTGACGCAGATCAACGCCAGTGACGACGATCCGGATCCTTCCGCGATCCACAGCGTCGGCACCGTGGCGAACGTGTTGCAGCTCCTGAAGCTGCCCGACGGCACCGTCAAGGTTCTGGTCGAAGGCCGCGCCCGCGCCGAGATCGACACCTATACCAGCCGCGAGGATTTCTATGAGGCGCTCGGCCATGTGCTCGAGGAACCGCATGACGATCCGGTGGAACTGGAAGCCTTGTCGCGTTCGGTCGTTTCCGAATTCGAGAGCTATGTGAAGCTCAACAAGAAGATTTCGCCTGAAGTGGTCGGCGCAGCCAGCCAGATCGACGACTATTCCAAGCTCGCCGATACGGTCGCCTCGCATCTGTCGATCAAGATCACCGAGAAGCAGGAGATGCTGGAAACCACCAGCGTCAAGGCTCGCTTGGAAAAGGCCCTCGGCTTCATGGAAGGCGAGATCTCGGTCCTGCAGGTCGAAAAGCGCATCCGCTCGCGCGTCAAGCGCCAGATGGAGAAGACCCAGCGCGAGTACTACCTGAACGAACAGATGAAGGCGATCCAGAAGGAACTCGGCGACGGCGAAGAAGGCCGCGACGAGATGAGCGAACTGGAAGAGCGCATCGCCAAGACCAAGCTGTCCAAGGAAGCCCGTGAGAAGGCCGATGCGGAGCTGAAGAAGCTGCGCCAGATGAGCCCGATGTCGGCGGAAGCCACCGTCGTGCGCAATTATCTGGACTGGCTGCTGGGTATTCCCTGGGGCAAGAAGTCGAAGATCAAGGCCGATCTCAACAATGCCGAGAAGATCCTCGAAGCCGATCACTTCGGTCTCGACAAGGTCAAGGAGCGCATCGTCGAATATCTGGCCGTGCAGGCCCGCGCCACCAAGATCAAGGGCCCGATTCTGTGCCTGGTCGGCCCTCCGGGCGTCGGCAAGACCTCGCTCGCCCAGTCGATCGCCAAGGCGACCGGCCGTGAGTATGTCCGCATGGCGCTTGGCGGCGTTCGCGACGAAGCCGAAATCCGCGGTCACCGCCGCACCTATATCGGCTCGATGCCCGGCAAGGTCATCCAGTCGATGAAGAAGGCGAAGAAGTCCAACCCGCTCTTCCTGCTCGACGAGATCGACAAGCTCGGCCAGGATTATCGCGGCGACCCGTCTTCGGCCCTGCTCGAGGTCCTCGATCCGGCTCAGAATTCGACCTTCATGGACCACTATCTGGAAGTCGAATACGACCTGTCGGACGTGATGTTCATCACGACGGCGAATACGCTGAATATTCCGGCACCCCTGATGGACCGCATGGAAATCATCCGTATCGCCGGCTACACCGAAGACGAAAAGCGCGAGATCGCCAAGCGGCATCTGCTGCCGAAGGCCATCAAGGAACATGCGTTGCAGCCGGAAGAATTCTCGGTCAGTGACGACGCCCTGATGGCGATCAGCCAGCAGTACACTCGTGAGGCTGGTGTGCGCAGCTTCGAACGCGAATTGATGAAGCTCGCTCGCAAGGCGGTCACCGAGATCATCAAGGGCAAGACGAAGTCCGTTCACGTGACGGCCGCCAACATCTCCGACTATCTGGGCGTTCCGCGCTTCCGCCACGGCGAAGCCGAGGGCGAGGATCAGGTCGGCGTTGTCACCGGTCTTGCCTGGACGGAAGTCGGCGGCGAGCTGCTGACCATCGAAGGCGTGATGATGCCGGGCAAGGGCCGCATGACGGTCACCGGCAATCTGAAGGACGTTATGAAGGAATCGATCTCGGCAGCGGCCTCCTATGTCCGCTCGCGCGCTGTCGATTTCGGCATCGAGCCGCCGCGCTTCGATAAGAGCGACATCCACGTGCACGTGCCGGAAGGCGCGACGCCGAAGGATGGCCCCTCGGCCGGCGTCGCCATGGCGACCGCCATCGTCTCGATCATGACCGGCATCCCGGTCAACAGGCATGTGGCCATGACCGGTGAAATCACCCTTCGCGGCCGGGTGCTGCCGATCGGCGGTCTCAAGGAAAAGCTGCTCGCAGCGCTTCGCGGCGGCATCAAGAAGGTGCTGATTCCGGAAGAAAACGCCAAGGACCTGGCGGAGATTCCTGATAACGTGAAGAACAGCATGGAGATCATCCCGGTCTCCCGCATGGGCGAGGTGATCAAGCATGCGCTGATCCGGCGGCCGGAGCCGATCGAATGGGACGGCACGGTGGAAACGCCTGTCATCACTTCGGTCGAAGGCCTTGATGAGACAGGCGCAACCATAGCGCATTGA
- a CDS encoding NADH-quinone oxidoreductase subunit B, protein MGVAPVSNQPLVAQQPKGIIDPSTGKPIGSSDAFFGEINNELADKGFLVTSTDELINWARTGSLMWMTFGLACCAVEMMQLSMPRYDVERFGFAPRASPRQSDVMIVAGTLTNKMAPALRKVYDQMPEPRYVISMGSCANGGGYYHYSYSVVRGCDRIVPIDIYVPGCPPTAEALLYGVLLLQKKIRRTGTIER, encoded by the coding sequence ATGGGAGTAGCCCCTGTGAGCAATCAGCCGCTCGTCGCCCAGCAGCCGAAGGGGATCATCGATCCCTCCACCGGCAAGCCGATCGGCAGCAGCGACGCATTCTTTGGCGAGATCAACAACGAGCTCGCCGACAAGGGTTTCCTCGTCACCTCGACCGACGAGCTGATCAACTGGGCCCGTACCGGCTCGCTGATGTGGATGACCTTCGGTCTTGCCTGCTGCGCCGTCGAAATGATGCAGCTGTCGATGCCGCGTTATGACGTCGAGCGCTTCGGTTTTGCGCCGCGCGCCTCGCCGCGCCAGTCCGACGTCATGATCGTGGCCGGCACGCTGACCAACAAGATGGCGCCGGCGCTGCGCAAGGTCTACGACCAGATGCCCGAGCCGCGCTACGTCATCTCGATGGGCTCCTGCGCCAATGGCGGCGGTTACTATCACTATTCCTATTCGGTGGTGCGCGGTTGCGACCGCATCGTGCCGATCGATATCTATGTGCCGGGCTGTCCCCCCACGGCAGAGGCGCTGCTCTACGGCGTGCTTCTGCTGCAGAAGAAGATCCGGCGCACCGGCACGATCGAACGCTAA
- a CDS encoding cupin domain-containing protein codes for MNGKGKIMEIKSAGSSPSMKPPADYFTGAVRQDPLMEAPEPARMRATSVTFEPGARTAWHTHPLGQTLIVTSGRGLAQSWGSEIHEIRAGDTVWFAPGEKHWHGAAPDTALTHIAIHEALDGRHVDWMEQVSDAQYSGRA; via the coding sequence ATGAATGGAAAAGGAAAGATCATGGAGATCAAATCCGCAGGCTCCAGCCCCTCGATGAAGCCACCGGCCGACTATTTCACCGGCGCCGTCCGCCAGGATCCGCTGATGGAGGCGCCCGAGCCGGCCCGGATGAGAGCAACCTCCGTCACCTTCGAGCCCGGCGCCCGCACGGCCTGGCACACACATCCGCTCGGCCAGACGCTGATCGTCACGTCAGGCAGGGGCCTCGCCCAAAGCTGGGGCAGTGAGATCCACGAAATCCGCGCCGGCGACACGGTCTGGTTCGCGCCGGGCGAAAAACATTGGCATGGTGCTGCCCCGGACACGGCCTTGACGCACATCGCCATTCACGAGGCGCTGGACGGCAGGCATGTCGACTGGATGGAGCAGGTCAGCGACGCGCAATATTCCGGGAGGGCCTAA
- a CDS encoding NADH-quinone oxidoreductase subunit A encodes MNMMTELLSSYIPIAIFIAIALVIGLALLIAPFAVAFKAPDSEKLSAYECGFNAFDDARMKFDIRFYLVSILFIIFDLEVAFLFPWAVSFGAIGWFGFWSMMVFLFVLTIGFIYEWKKGALEWE; translated from the coding sequence ATGAACATGATGACTGAACTGCTCAGTTCCTATATTCCGATCGCTATCTTCATTGCTATCGCGCTCGTTATCGGCCTGGCGCTGCTTATCGCGCCGTTCGCCGTCGCCTTCAAAGCGCCCGATTCGGAAAAGCTCTCGGCTTACGAATGCGGCTTCAACGCTTTCGACGACGCCCGCATGAAGTTCGACATCCGTTTCTACCTCGTGTCGATCCTCTTTATCATCTTCGACCTCGAAGTCGCCTTCCTCTTCCCCTGGGCCGTTTCCTTCGGCGCCATCGGCTGGTTCGGCTTCTGGTCCATGATGGTCTTCCTCTTCGTGCTGACCATCGGCTTTATCTATGAATGGAAAAAGGGAGCCCTGGAATGGGAGTAG
- a CDS encoding esterase-like activity of phytase family protein, whose protein sequence is MTISSRKAVLAAVLLASVAFPAAAEPVFNRIASFPVAENLPADKDKLSATSAEIITATDDGNTLIYSDSPLGAIGFIDITDAKAPKSGGALMMDGEPTSITSSAGKALVAVNTSESKAKPSGRLSIVDVAKKTIENSCDLGGQPDSIALNKDKTLGAIAIENERDEEVNDGKIPQMPAGDLVVFQLKNGTVDCGTIKHVALTGLAGVAPEDPEPEFVAFNGLNEIALTLQENNEIVIIDANTAQVKTHFSAGSVDLTGIDTKRDGALKFTGELKGVSREPDAVKWLDDNRLVVANEGDYQGGSRGFTIFDKTGKLLYESGASFERAVAHIGHYPESRSGSKGVEPEGLEAARFGDDQYFFLLAERASVVGVYRDTGADPELVQLLPSGISPEGGIAIPARNLFATANELDLGKDGGARSHVMIYERGEGEKAYPQIVSADKDGNPIGFAALSGLAAVPGKPGMLYAVSDSVLGSQPTIYTIDASKKPAVITDALVVKRDGAPAQKLDIEGIAVAADGSFWLASEGYSERLVPHALYNVNAKGDIKAEIALPKELAANEIRFGFEGVTIIGTGDDATLWMAVQREWADDEKGFVKLVSYNPKKKEWGAVRYPLDKTESGWVGLSEISAHGDSVYIIERDNLVGDAAKLKKLYKVAISELKPAKLGGELPVVKKTEAHDFLGELKSVTNGYVLDKLEGFSFDASGKPYAVTDNDGVSDSSGETLFFPVDLTATN, encoded by the coding sequence ATGACGATTTCATCGCGCAAAGCAGTGCTCGCTGCAGTGCTTCTCGCATCCGTTGCCTTTCCGGCCGCGGCCGAACCGGTCTTCAACCGGATCGCCTCTTTCCCGGTCGCGGAGAACCTGCCTGCGGACAAGGACAAGCTTTCGGCGACGTCGGCCGAAATCATCACCGCGACCGACGACGGCAACACGCTGATCTATAGCGACAGCCCGCTCGGCGCGATCGGCTTCATCGACATTACCGACGCCAAGGCGCCGAAATCAGGCGGCGCGCTGATGATGGACGGCGAACCGACCTCGATCACCTCGAGCGCCGGCAAGGCGCTGGTTGCCGTCAACACCTCCGAAAGCAAGGCGAAGCCCTCGGGCCGCCTTTCGATCGTCGACGTGGCGAAGAAGACGATCGAAAACAGCTGCGATCTCGGCGGCCAGCCGGATTCGATCGCGCTCAACAAGGACAAGACGCTCGGCGCCATTGCGATCGAAAACGAGCGCGACGAAGAGGTCAACGACGGCAAGATCCCGCAGATGCCGGCCGGCGATCTGGTCGTCTTCCAGCTGAAGAACGGCACTGTGGATTGCGGCACCATCAAGCACGTGGCGTTGACCGGTCTCGCCGGCGTCGCCCCTGAGGATCCGGAGCCGGAATTCGTCGCCTTCAACGGCCTGAACGAGATTGCGCTGACGCTGCAGGAAAACAACGAGATCGTCATCATCGACGCCAATACGGCTCAGGTGAAAACACATTTCTCCGCCGGCAGCGTCGATCTCACCGGCATCGACACCAAGCGGGACGGTGCCTTGAAATTCACCGGCGAATTGAAGGGCGTGTCGCGCGAGCCCGACGCCGTGAAATGGCTGGACGACAACCGCCTCGTCGTCGCCAATGAAGGCGACTATCAGGGTGGCTCGCGCGGTTTCACCATCTTCGACAAGACGGGCAAGCTTCTCTACGAATCGGGTGCATCCTTCGAACGCGCGGTCGCCCATATCGGCCACTATCCGGAAAGCCGTTCGGGATCGAAGGGCGTCGAGCCGGAAGGCCTCGAAGCCGCCAGGTTTGGCGACGACCAATATTTCTTTCTGCTCGCCGAGCGTGCCTCGGTCGTCGGCGTCTATAGGGATACCGGCGCCGATCCCGAACTCGTGCAGCTTCTGCCATCGGGGATTTCGCCGGAAGGCGGGATCGCCATTCCTGCACGCAATCTCTTCGCCACAGCCAACGAACTCGACCTCGGCAAGGACGGTGGCGCTCGCTCGCATGTCATGATTTATGAGCGTGGGGAGGGTGAAAAGGCTTATCCGCAGATTGTCTCCGCCGACAAGGACGGCAATCCGATCGGCTTTGCAGCTCTTTCGGGCCTTGCCGCCGTTCCGGGCAAGCCGGGCATGCTCTACGCCGTCAGCGACAGCGTTCTCGGCTCGCAGCCGACGATCTATACGATCGATGCCAGCAAGAAGCCGGCTGTCATCACCGACGCTCTCGTCGTCAAGCGTGACGGCGCCCCGGCCCAGAAGCTCGACATCGAAGGCATCGCTGTTGCCGCCGACGGCTCCTTCTGGCTCGCCTCGGAAGGCTACAGCGAGCGTCTCGTCCCGCACGCTCTCTACAACGTCAACGCCAAGGGCGACATCAAGGCCGAGATCGCCCTGCCGAAAGAGCTTGCCGCCAACGAAATCCGCTTCGGTTTCGAAGGCGTGACCATTATCGGCACCGGCGACGACGCGACACTCTGGATGGCGGTCCAGCGCGAGTGGGCTGATGATGAGAAGGGCTTCGTCAAGCTCGTCTCCTACAATCCGAAGAAGAAGGAATGGGGCGCAGTGCGCTATCCGCTCGACAAGACGGAAAGCGGCTGGGTCGGCCTGTCGGAGATTTCGGCTCATGGCGACAGCGTCTACATCATCGAACGCGACAACCTCGTCGGCGATGCCGCCAAGCTGAAAAAGCTCTATAAGGTGGCGATCTCGGAACTGAAACCCGCCAAGCTCGGCGGTGAACTGCCGGTGGTCAAGAAGACCGAAGCCCACGACTTCCTCGGCGAACTGAAGAGCGTGACGAACGGCTATGTGCTCGACAAGCTCGAAGGCTTTTCCTTCGACGCCTCAGGCAAACCCTACGCCGTCACCGACAACGACGGCGTCAGCGATTCCTCCGGCGAGACTCTGTTCTTCCCGGTTGATCTGACTGCTACGAACTGA
- a CDS encoding aldo/keto reductase yields MKHHAFGRMPFTVTNVGFGAWQIGGSWGDISEADGRAALNAALDAGMTFIDTADVYGDGRSEKIIADVLKTRGGARPMVATKAGRRLNPHVAEGYSKANLEGFIDRSLTNLAVDSLDLVQLHCPPRDVLYQPEVFEALDALQQAGKIKGYGVSVEKVEDGLKAIEYPGVVSIQIIYNIFRQRPDHLFFAEARRRNVAIIARVPLASGLLSGKITRDTHFASDDHRNFNRHGEAFDVGETFAGVPFEVGLQAVEEVRRLVPAGATMAAFALRWILMAEAVTVVIPGARNGEQARTNAAAADLAPLSADVMAATREIYERLIAPHVHQRW; encoded by the coding sequence ATGAAACACCATGCTTTCGGCCGCATGCCGTTTACCGTCACCAATGTCGGCTTCGGAGCCTGGCAGATCGGCGGTTCCTGGGGCGATATCAGCGAGGCGGATGGACGCGCGGCGCTGAATGCCGCGCTCGATGCCGGCATGACCTTCATCGATACCGCTGACGTCTATGGCGACGGCCGCTCGGAAAAGATCATCGCAGACGTCTTGAAGACGCGTGGCGGGGCCCGCCCGATGGTTGCCACCAAGGCGGGCCGCCGCCTCAATCCGCATGTGGCGGAAGGCTACAGCAAGGCCAATCTCGAAGGCTTCATCGACCGCAGCCTGACAAATCTTGCCGTCGACAGCCTCGACCTCGTGCAACTGCACTGCCCGCCGCGCGACGTGCTTTACCAGCCCGAAGTCTTCGAGGCTCTCGATGCGCTGCAGCAGGCCGGCAAGATCAAGGGCTACGGCGTCAGCGTCGAAAAGGTCGAGGATGGGCTGAAGGCGATCGAATATCCCGGCGTCGTCAGCATCCAGATCATCTATAATATCTTCCGCCAGCGCCCCGACCACCTGTTCTTCGCCGAAGCACGCCGCAGGAACGTGGCGATCATCGCCCGCGTGCCGCTGGCAAGCGGCCTTCTCTCCGGCAAAATCACCCGCGATACCCACTTCGCCAGCGACGACCACCGGAATTTCAACCGCCACGGCGAAGCCTTCGATGTCGGCGAGACCTTTGCCGGCGTGCCTTTCGAGGTCGGCCTGCAGGCGGTGGAAGAGGTGCGCAGGCTAGTGCCTGCCGGCGCCACGATGGCGGCCTTTGCACTGCGCTGGATCCTGATGGCTGAAGCCGTAACCGTCGTCATCCCCGGCGCCCGCAATGGCGAGCAGGCGAGAACCAACGCTGCCGCCGCCGACCTTGCGCCGCTGTCGGCCGATGTCATGGCGGCAACGCGCGAGATCTACGAGCGGCTGATCGCGCCGCATGTGCATCAGCGCTGGTAA
- a CDS encoding class I SAM-dependent methyltransferase produces the protein MKTREDRRALRASMPRTPLSAHHMENARLLPDRGELLYRIPNGGIGVEVGAAFGEYTAEILEKNRPAQLYLIDPWSMDRYSSGLDAVHTKFAAEIEAGRLHLMQGTSLEKLAEFEDDFLDWAYIDTDHSFELTWQELLLCEKKVKRTGRIAGHDFCTGNTVKPIVYGVVEAVTKFCKDYGWQFEFLTVESHAHFSYCLKRL, from the coding sequence ATGAAAACACGTGAAGACAGGCGGGCGCTTCGGGCGAGCATGCCGCGCACCCCGCTCAGCGCCCATCATATGGAAAACGCCCGCCTGCTGCCGGATCGCGGCGAGTTGCTCTACCGCATCCCGAACGGCGGTATCGGCGTCGAGGTCGGCGCGGCCTTCGGCGAATATACGGCGGAGATCCTGGAAAAGAACCGCCCGGCGCAGCTCTACCTCATCGATCCCTGGTCGATGGATCGCTACAGCTCCGGGCTTGACGCGGTCCACACGAAATTCGCGGCCGAGATCGAAGCGGGCCGGCTGCATCTGATGCAAGGCACATCGCTGGAGAAGCTCGCCGAATTCGAGGACGATTTCCTCGACTGGGCCTATATCGACACCGACCATTCCTTCGAACTCACCTGGCAGGAATTGCTGCTCTGCGAAAAGAAGGTGAAGCGGACGGGGCGCATTGCCGGGCATGATTTCTGCACCGGCAATACGGTCAAGCCGATCGTCTATGGCGTCGTCGAGGCGGTCACCAAATTCTGCAAGGATTACGGCTGGCAATTCGAATTCCTGACGGTCGAATCACATGCGCATTTTTCCTATTGCCTGAAGCGGCTTTGA
- a CDS encoding glutathione peroxidase: MTGNVLDIPVKTVDGRETTLNDYKGRVLLVVNVASKCGLTPQYEGLEKLYGEKRERGFVIAAFPANDFKGQEPGTDAEILDFCTSTYDVTFPIFSKISVKGDAQHPLYRQLTKSGVATTGDGPMRERLKSHGISGGDKDDILWNFEKFLIGRDGKVAARFAPDVTADDSRLVSAVDKELAKG, encoded by the coding sequence GTGACGGGCAATGTGCTGGATATTCCGGTCAAGACTGTGGATGGTCGTGAAACCACGCTCAATGACTACAAGGGCAGGGTGCTGCTGGTCGTCAATGTCGCCTCGAAATGCGGGCTCACGCCGCAATATGAGGGGCTCGAAAAGCTCTATGGCGAAAAGCGCGAGCGCGGCTTCGTCATCGCCGCTTTCCCCGCCAACGATTTCAAGGGCCAGGAGCCCGGCACTGACGCCGAGATCCTCGATTTCTGCACCAGCACCTACGACGTCACCTTCCCGATTTTCTCGAAGATCTCGGTCAAGGGCGATGCCCAGCACCCGCTTTACCGCCAATTGACCAAATCGGGCGTGGCGACCACAGGCGACGGCCCGATGCGCGAACGCCTGAAATCCCACGGCATATCGGGCGGCGACAAGGACGATATCCTCTGGAATTTCGAAAAATTCCTGATCGGCCGCGACGGCAAAGTCGCCGCTCGATTCGCGCCTGACGTGACGGCGGATGATTCGCGGCTGGTTTCGGCGGTGGATAAAGAACTGGCAAAGGGATGA